A genomic stretch from Mya arenaria isolate MELC-2E11 chromosome 10, ASM2691426v1 includes:
- the LOC128205164 gene encoding uncharacterized protein LOC128205164: MSVIGRDVFQDVGNGQLKNCWTICELPNMDDKACRFYCKDYVHSTTASTRILTAFSTTSAEAENESIPPSVKLEFIILIIMASVILFGIISIMFCLANVKRKRKSTKNSTDEETGQKRPCNVYVHNETPQFVPGHPGQVAIDAGNPAWDPSATEPLLPGSNRETNDRLDVQDSLIPDTPSGDVNNDNVSTNSDRSGLAQYGSGLNDEAFVAAEQFQQDGLSADEYRRKENEVIRGEKVTQMRFGDTKPI; this comes from the exons ATGAGCGTGATTGGAAGGGACGTTTTCCAAGACGTAGGCAATGGACAACTGAAGAACTGTTGGACTATATGTGAACTTCCGAACATGGATGATAAAGCTTGTCGCTTTTATTGTAAAG ATTATGTCCACAGTACGACAGCCTCAACTAGAATCTTGACGGCATTTTCCACAACGTCCGCAGAAGCTGAAAATGAAAGTATACCCCCTTCAGTAAAGCTCGAATTCATTATCCTAATTATTATGGCATCAGTAATTCTATTtggaataatttcaataatgttttgctTGGCTAACGTTAAACGCAAAAGGAAATCCACTAAGAATTCCACAGACGAGGAAACTGGTCAAAAGCGTCCTTGCAACGTATATGTGCACAACGAAACTCCCCAGTTCGTACCTGGCCATCCAGGTCAAGTGGCGATTGATGCCGGGAACCCAGCCTGGGATCCCTCTGCCACTGAACCATTACTTCCGGGTAGTAACCGAGAAACGAATGACAGACTCGATGTCCAAGATAGTCTCATTCCAGACACGCCATCGGGTGATGTCAACA ACGATAACGTTTCAACTAATTCGGACCGGTCCGGTTTGGCACAGTACGGGAGTGGGCTAAACGATGAAGCGTTTGTAGCGGCAGAACAGTTCCAACAAGACGGTTTATCTGCTGATGAATATCGTAGAAAAGAGAACGAAGTGATCAGGGGGGAAAAG GTAACCCAGATGAGATTTGGCGATACAAAACCTATTTGA